The following coding sequences lie in one Glycine soja cultivar W05 chromosome 16, ASM419377v2, whole genome shotgun sequence genomic window:
- the LOC114389538 gene encoding IST1-like protein, protein MTVASAASSRTKRLVKLTLSLLRLGFNSSKCKTAAKMAVARIKLLRNKREVVVRQMRRDIALLLQSGQDATARIRVEHVMREQNVLAANEFIELFCELVVARLPIISKQRECPADLKEGIASLIFAAPRCSEIPELVALKNIFDKKYGKDFVSAAVDLRPSCGVNRQLIEKLSVRTPPGEVKLKVLKEIAKEHQIDWDTTESETELLKPPEELIVGPRAFVSASSLPVKHSSNVSVESNQPATRLSGGGRTEAVYYEDSKSAAEAAAEAAKKAIAAAEVAAYMAMKESIEAPQPYAYNDKLYNSGVNSGTFQSNNPAKCGQNMTPKSTTEEKMYRSQSVPRSDHLNSEDTLPDQYGGNDYRRHSYHPTSAHSDIKFDESDCDEEIEAEEPPVVTMPPNRFPSPVPSSMVKQDSRIHVHPKLPDYDELAARFDALKFKKSQS, encoded by the exons ATGACGGTTGCAAGCGCCGCCTCTTCACGCACCAAGAGGCTCGTCAAGCTAACGCTCTCGCTCCTCCGCCTCGGCTTCAACTCCTCCAAATG CAAAACGGCAGCGAAGATGGCGGTGGCGAGGATCAAGCTGCTGCGGAACAAGAGAGAGGTGGTCGTGAGGCAGATGCGACGCGACATTGCCCTTCTTCTCCAGTCTGGTCAAGACGCCACCGCTCGCATCAGG GTTGAACATGTCATGAGAGAGCAAAATGTTTTGGCTGCAAATGAGTTCATTGAACTCTTCTGTGAATTAGTTGTGGCCAGGCTCCCAATCATTTCAAAGCAAAG GGAATGTCCAGCAGATTTGAAAGAAGGAATTGCTAGCTTAATATTTGCAGCCCCTAGGTGCTCTGAAATACCAGAACTTGTGGCACTTAAGAATATCTTTGACAAGAAATATGGGAAAGATTTTGTATCTGCAGCTGTTGATCTCAGACCTAGCTGCGGTGTAAATCGCCAG TTGATTGAAAAGCTCTCAGTACGAACACCACCGGGTGAAGTAAAATTGAAAGTGTTGAAGGAAATAGCTAAGGAACATCAAATTGATTGGGATACTACAGAAAGTGAGACAGAACTTCTCAAGCCTCCAGAAGAGCTAATA GTAGGGCCACGTGCTTTTGTCAGCGCCAGCAGCCTACCAGTGAAACATTCTTCAAATGTGTCAGTGGAATCAAATCAGCCAGCTACTAG ATTATCAGGTGGTGGAAGAACTGAGGCCGTGTATTACGAGGATTCCAAGTCTGCTGCTGAAGCAGCAGCTGAAGCAGCTAAGAAAGCAATTGCTGCTGCTGAAGTTGCTGCTTATATGGCTATGAAGGAGTCTATTGAAGCTCCTCAACCATATGCTTACAATGATAAGTTGTATAACTCAGGAGTCAACTCTGGGACCTTCCAATCAAACAATCCTGCAAAATGTGGCCAGAACATGACTCCAAAATCTACAACTGAAGAGAAAATGTACAGGTCACAGAGCGTACCAAGATCTGATCATCTGAACAGTGAGGATACATTGCCTGACCAATATGGTGGAAATGATTATAGGAGGCACAGCTACCATCCAACTTCTGCGCATTCAGATATTAAGTTTGATGAATCAGATTGTGATGAAGAAATTGAAGCAGAAGAACCTCCTGTGGTTACTATGCCCCCTAATCGGTTTCCATCACCAGTACCTTCATCTATGGTTAAACAGGATAGCCGCATTCATGTTCATCCCAAATTGCCAGATTATGATGAACTTGCTGCCCGCTTTGATGCACTAAAATTCAAGAAGTCACAATCCTGA